In Sulfitobacter sp. W027, a single window of DNA contains:
- a CDS encoding TRAP transporter small permease — protein sequence MTGLVCLQVIFRYLLNSPLTGSEEGARILLIFVSMLGAAVALKTRAHMAIDYFQERLPPLLRQAAVLLSLACVLAVGLLLIVKGSEFAGRAMFQTTPALRISKGYIVTAFPISGVLMIFYAVAVPLRAWLNSETLIVQVDHAAAAIAEARS from the coding sequence ATGACCGGCCTGGTGTGTCTTCAGGTAATCTTCCGTTACCTTCTCAATAGTCCGCTGACTGGCTCTGAGGAAGGCGCACGCATTTTGCTGATTTTCGTCTCAATGCTCGGCGCCGCCGTGGCTCTGAAGACCCGCGCCCATATGGCGATCGATTACTTCCAAGAGCGCCTCCCCCCCCTGCTCCGCCAGGCGGCCGTATTGCTGAGTCTCGCCTGTGTGCTCGCTGTCGGATTGCTGCTTATCGTCAAAGGTTCTGAATTTGCGGGCCGCGCCATGTTCCAGACCACGCCCGCGTTACGCATCTCGAAAGGTTACATTGTGACGGCCTTTCCCATCAGCGGTGTGCTGATGATCTTCTACGCGGTGGCAGTACCCTTGCGCGCTTGGCTCAATAGCGAAACTCTGATTGTACAGGTCGACCACGCGGCTGCGGCCATCGCGGAGGCACGCTCATGA
- a CDS encoding TRAP transporter large permease, with translation MILTLFILFFFLIFVGVPIAFALALSSTAVIYFFTDTPLLLVIQRMYSGLDVFVLMAIPLFLFAGNLMTEVKISEKLVALASIFLGRYRGGLSLVATSASAIFGAISGSANATTAAIGSVMIPTMARRGYDQADAAAVVAASGILGLIVPPSITMVLYGVVAGVSIGDLFLSGIVPAIIIAAGLMAVNYWVALRKGYKGDAPIGLHASIHIIRDSLVALLMPVIILGGIYSGAFTPTESAAVASLYGLIVGFAWYRNLSLRSVFAISKRTVEVTATILFLIAASNIFTYVLSAQSVPQKLAASLIEFSSNPYVIMVLILGMLLILGTFLDNVAAIILVTPTLMPVVTALEIDPIFFGVYMVIAVAVGQITPPVGLNLFIATNLTNRRFEDVVRSSTPYFILYGVLLVVFIAIPGALSVFG, from the coding sequence ATGATCCTCACCCTCTTTATCCTGTTCTTCTTTCTGATTTTCGTCGGGGTGCCTATTGCCTTCGCATTGGCGCTCTCCTCAACGGCAGTGATCTATTTCTTCACCGACACGCCGCTCTTGTTGGTGATCCAGCGGATGTACAGCGGGCTCGATGTCTTTGTGCTGATGGCAATTCCGCTATTTCTTTTCGCGGGCAACTTGATGACCGAGGTGAAAATCTCAGAGAAACTCGTCGCTCTCGCCTCTATCTTTTTGGGACGGTATCGCGGGGGACTGTCACTGGTTGCCACCAGCGCATCGGCTATTTTCGGTGCAATTTCCGGCTCGGCCAATGCCACGACCGCAGCCATCGGCTCTGTGATGATCCCGACCATGGCCCGGCGCGGGTATGATCAGGCGGATGCCGCCGCAGTGGTCGCGGCATCGGGGATTTTAGGGCTGATCGTGCCGCCATCAATCACCATGGTGCTCTATGGTGTCGTAGCGGGTGTCTCCATTGGGGATTTATTCCTTTCAGGCATCGTTCCAGCGATCATCATCGCAGCGGGGCTGATGGCGGTGAACTACTGGGTCGCCCTGCGCAAAGGTTATAAGGGCGACGCGCCCATCGGCTTGCACGCTTCAATCCACATCATTCGTGACAGCCTGGTGGCACTGTTAATGCCGGTCATTATTCTGGGCGGCATCTATTCCGGCGCCTTCACACCCACGGAATCAGCAGCAGTGGCCAGCCTCTACGGGCTAATCGTGGGGTTTGCATGGTACCGCAACTTAAGCCTCAGAAGCGTCTTTGCGATCTCGAAGCGGACGGTAGAGGTAACGGCCACGATCCTGTTTTTGATCGCAGCATCCAACATCTTTACCTATGTTCTATCTGCGCAGAGCGTGCCACAGAAACTGGCCGCCTCTCTGATAGAGTTTTCGTCTAATCCCTATGTGATCATGGTGCTGATCCTCGGCATGTTGCTGATCTTAGGGACATTCCTCGACAACGTAGCCGCGATCATACTGGTAACACCAACCCTGATGCCTGTTGTTACCGCTCTAGAGATTGATCCAATCTTCTTTGGCGTCTACATGGTCATCGCGGTCGCTGTCGGGCAGATTACCCCGCCCGTAGGGCTCAATCTCTTCATCGCAACAAATCTTACCAATCGGCGTTTCGAGGACGTTGTCCGAAGTTCGACCCCCTACTTCATACTCTATGGTGTGTTATTGGTGGTGTTCATCGCAATTCCAGGCGCCCTTTCCGTGTTTGGCTGA
- a CDS encoding class II aldolase/adducin family protein, with the protein MLDLGNRVSIYQPEQEGLIFPEQPTFNSVADERQHLKERLVGACRAFALQGFDYGFAGHLTIRDPERPELYWTNPMAVHFNQVKVSNLILVDHEGNVVEGNYAVNRAGFVLHAGVHEEHADIVAMCHAHTVYGTAFAALGRPLKPVTQDACAFFEDHVIIGDEAGAVAVENHAGSNVAKAFKGVKAAIHQNHGLLTASRHSIESAAFWFIALERCCQQQLLLDAAGHTQTLVKPDRARYSREHVGSDYIGWLHFQPIWEDLVKTQPDMFD; encoded by the coding sequence ATGCTCGACCTAGGTAACCGCGTTTCGATCTATCAGCCTGAACAGGAAGGCCTGATTTTTCCTGAACAGCCCACATTCAACTCTGTCGCGGACGAGCGTCAGCACCTGAAAGAGCGTCTCGTTGGCGCCTGCCGCGCCTTTGCTCTGCAGGGCTTTGACTATGGCTTTGCCGGCCACCTGACGATCCGTGACCCCGAGCGCCCAGAGTTGTACTGGACCAACCCGATGGCCGTCCATTTCAATCAGGTAAAAGTATCAAACCTCATTCTGGTCGATCACGAAGGCAATGTTGTCGAGGGCAACTACGCCGTCAACCGGGCCGGATTCGTACTGCATGCGGGCGTTCATGAAGAGCACGCCGACATCGTCGCAATGTGCCACGCCCATACTGTCTACGGCACGGCATTCGCCGCCCTCGGCCGCCCATTGAAGCCAGTCACGCAAGACGCCTGCGCATTCTTCGAGGATCATGTGATCATCGGTGACGAGGCCGGAGCTGTTGCAGTGGAAAATCACGCCGGCTCCAACGTCGCGAAAGCCTTTAAAGGCGTCAAAGCGGCGATCCACCAGAACCACGGCCTGCTGACTGCCAGTCGCCACAGCATCGAATCCGCGGCATTCTGGTTCATCGCGCTTGAACGCTGCTGCCAGCAACAACTGCTGCTTGACGCTGCCGGTCACACGCAGACCCTCGTGAAGCCCGACCGTGCCCGCTATAGCCGTGAGCATGTGGGCAGCGACTACATCGGCTGGCTACACTTTCAGCCAATCTGGGAAGATTTGGTAAAAACCCAGCCTGATATGTTCGACTAA
- a CDS encoding pyridoxal-dependent decarboxylase, giving the protein MPEISETLDPADWDTHRAVAHQMVDDAIDYLCDVRSRPVWQEMPPQVRRQFREGVPQDGTPLPKVYQQVMAEVFPYPMGNIHPRFWMWYMGASNFTGAMGDFLAAILGSNLGGGDHAAAEIDKQVVGWMKEMIGFPAEASGTLVSGGSMANLIGLTVARNVMSGIDLRAEGVGALCAPMRFYGSDQVHSCHRTAVEAMGLGDIALHRVPSDADCRMELPALRRAITEDRASGLHPACIIATAGTVNTGAIDDLEAIADLCAEEGLWMHVDGCIGGLLAIAPKGRALVKGIARADSIAIDPHKWLHAPFEVGCALVRDAEAHRGAFTVTPEYLEATPRGIASGTWLHDFGFQTSRGFRALKVWMALKEQGVAKFGRLIDQDLAHARHLSDRIVATPNLELCFPGVINIVCFRYNPGGLSEAALKRLNTEIMVLMQEGGIAAVSDTTVRGRHCLRAAINNHRTLPCDLDMLTVEAVRLGEILAQRVTSA; this is encoded by the coding sequence ATGCCCGAAATATCGGAAACGCTTGATCCCGCTGACTGGGATACGCACCGCGCGGTTGCGCATCAGATGGTCGATGACGCCATCGATTACCTCTGTGATGTCCGTTCTCGCCCCGTCTGGCAGGAGATGCCGCCACAGGTGCGTAGGCAGTTTCGTGAGGGCGTGCCTCAGGACGGCACGCCGCTGCCCAAGGTCTACCAACAGGTGATGGCAGAGGTGTTCCCTTACCCAATGGGCAATATCCATCCGCGGTTCTGGATGTGGTATATGGGAGCAAGCAACTTCACCGGGGCGATGGGCGATTTCCTTGCGGCCATCCTTGGGTCCAACCTCGGCGGTGGTGATCATGCGGCTGCTGAAATCGACAAGCAGGTTGTCGGCTGGATGAAGGAAATGATCGGCTTTCCGGCGGAGGCCAGCGGCACGCTGGTTTCGGGCGGTTCAATGGCGAACCTGATCGGGCTGACAGTCGCGCGCAACGTCATGTCCGGGATTGACCTGCGGGCTGAGGGCGTCGGTGCGCTCTGCGCACCGATGCGATTCTACGGCTCGGATCAGGTCCACTCCTGCCACCGCACCGCGGTTGAGGCGATGGGGCTTGGCGACATCGCGCTGCATCGCGTTCCGTCCGATGCAGACTGCCGAATGGAGCTTCCCGCCCTGCGCAGGGCTATCACCGAAGACCGCGCATCTGGCCTGCATCCGGCCTGCATAATTGCAACAGCGGGGACCGTGAACACCGGGGCTATCGACGACCTTGAAGCCATCGCTGACCTCTGCGCCGAGGAAGGTCTCTGGATGCACGTGGACGGTTGCATTGGCGGACTTCTGGCCATCGCCCCGAAGGGCCGTGCGCTGGTAAAAGGGATCGCGCGGGCCGACTCGATCGCCATTGATCCACATAAGTGGCTGCACGCGCCCTTTGAAGTTGGCTGTGCCTTGGTGAGAGACGCCGAGGCACATCGTGGTGCATTCACGGTCACGCCCGAATATCTCGAGGCCACACCGCGGGGCATTGCTTCGGGGACTTGGCTGCACGATTTCGGGTTCCAGACGTCACGCGGGTTCCGGGCGCTTAAGGTGTGGATGGCATTAAAGGAACAAGGAGTTGCAAAGTTCGGGCGGCTGATCGATCAGGATCTCGCCCACGCCCGTCATCTGTCCGACCGGATTGTTGCGACACCAAACTTAGAGCTATGTTTTCCGGGCGTCATCAACATCGTCTGCTTTCGCTACAATCCCGGCGGCCTGTCTGAAGCGGCCCTCAAGCGACTGAACACCGAGATCATGGTGCTGATGCAGGAGGGCGGCATCGCTGCAGTCTCGGATACGACCGTAAGAGGCCGACACTGCCTGCGGGCTGCGATAAATAATCATCGGACCCTCCCGTGCGATCTAGATATGTTAACTGTTGAAGCCGTTCGGCTGGGTGAGATACTGGCTCAACGCGTGACTTCGGCCTGA
- a CDS encoding DUF2182 domain-containing protein, which translates to MAGQTSPLERLLHRDQVWVAFGLATVTLLSWGYLLTGAGMEMPSMSARMETAQAPGWSPAQAVLMFIMWWVMMVAMMLPSAAPMILLFSSVAKRASKPGSTSIFVSGYLLIWGGFSVVATLMQWQLAQTGLLTGMRANSQMLAGLLLLVAGFYQLTPAKHACLKHCQSPLQFVTEHWRSGPHGALLMGLQHGSYCLGCCWALMALLFVGGVMNLAWIGGLAAYVLIEKLIPKWRYLNLLSACLLITAGVILLGVSVSQGR; encoded by the coding sequence GTGGCCGGTCAGACCAGCCCGCTAGAACGGCTGCTGCACCGGGATCAGGTGTGGGTGGCCTTCGGCCTTGCAACGGTGACTCTGCTTTCCTGGGGCTACCTGTTGACCGGCGCCGGCATGGAGATGCCCTCCATGTCGGCGCGCATGGAAACAGCGCAGGCGCCGGGGTGGTCCCCGGCGCAGGCCGTGCTGATGTTCATCATGTGGTGGGTGATGATGGTGGCGATGATGCTGCCTTCGGCCGCGCCGATGATCCTGCTGTTCTCCTCAGTCGCCAAACGGGCAAGCAAGCCGGGGAGCACCTCGATCTTTGTTTCGGGATATCTGCTTATCTGGGGCGGATTCAGCGTGGTGGCGACCCTTATGCAATGGCAATTGGCCCAGACCGGGCTTCTTACCGGCATGCGGGCCAATTCTCAGATGCTGGCGGGGCTGCTGCTGTTGGTGGCCGGGTTCTATCAGCTTACGCCCGCCAAACACGCCTGCCTCAAACACTGCCAATCGCCGCTTCAGTTCGTGACCGAGCATTGGCGGTCGGGGCCACACGGCGCCCTCTTGATGGGTCTGCAACACGGTAGCTACTGCCTTGGATGCTGCTGGGCGCTGATGGCCCTTCTGTTCGTGGGCGGCGTGATGAACCTCGCGTGGATCGGCGGGCTTGCCGCCTATGTGCTGATCGAAAAGCTGATCCCTAAGTGGCGCTATCTTAATCTGCTTTCTGCCTGTCTGCTGATCACCGCAGGCGTGATCCTACTCGGCGTCTCGGTCTCACAAGGGAGGTAG
- a CDS encoding DUF1326 domain-containing protein yields the protein MTQWQIHGSELTNCNCAYGCPCQFNALPTHGTCEAALSFHVDKGHYGEVTLDGLNMAMVVKWPGPIHKGEGRMQMIIDERASPEQRDALEKIMRGDDTDEMATMWWVFSMMSPHKEETLYKKISYTSDIKARTGKVHVDDVFDLEAGPILNPVTGNPHRVRIDTIGGFGYRVAEMGNGTTRTHGLIDLPNNTDTYAQFNELHLSNSGIIEAVH from the coding sequence ATGACACAATGGCAAATACACGGCTCCGAGTTGACCAACTGCAATTGCGCCTATGGCTGCCCTTGCCAGTTCAATGCACTGCCAACCCATGGCACATGCGAAGCGGCACTGAGCTTTCATGTGGACAAAGGTCACTACGGGGAAGTCACACTCGACGGGCTGAACATGGCCATGGTCGTGAAATGGCCCGGCCCTATTCATAAGGGTGAAGGGCGCATGCAGATGATCATCGACGAACGTGCCTCGCCCGAGCAGCGCGACGCGCTGGAAAAGATCATGCGCGGCGATGACACCGACGAGATGGCGACCATGTGGTGGGTCTTCTCGATGATGTCTCCGCATAAGGAGGAAACTCTTTATAAGAAGATCTCTTACACCTCAGACATCAAGGCCCGGACCGGGAAGGTCCATGTCGATGACGTCTTCGATCTGGAGGCGGGACCGATCCTCAACCCGGTGACCGGTAATCCCCACCGGGTGCGGATCGACACAATCGGCGGCTTTGGCTACCGGGTCGCCGAGATGGGCAACGGGACGACACGCACCCACGGCCTGATCGACCTGCCCAACAACACCGACACCTACGCCCAGTTTAATGAGCTGCACCTTTCGAACAGCGGCATCATCGAAGCAGTCCACTAA
- a CDS encoding PLP-dependent cysteine synthase family protein, whose amino-acid sequence MSLDRQIRMTQGRGRRYNSILDTIGDTPTVRINHLGPAHTTLYVKVEAFNPGASVKDRLAIGIIEAAERSGALKPGQTVVEASSGNTGIGLAMVCAQKGYPLVVTMADSFSIERRKLMRIFGAKVVLTPRAEKGFGMYRKAVELAQAHGWFLASQFETPANAAIHEATTAREIVADFEGSQLDAFVTGYGTGGTFAGVSAHLRRERPDTRIILTEPANAQLLGSGSQQKREGGGAPAASHPAFEPHPIQGWTPDFIPQVLQTALTKNSYDELLPVTGADAVAWALELASKEGILTGISGGGTFAVAVKVAEAAPQGSVILCMLPDTGERYMTTPLFENIADDMDDEELALSQSTPCAQFAAE is encoded by the coding sequence ATGTCCCTCGATAGGCAAATCCGGATGACCCAAGGGCGCGGCCGCCGGTATAATTCGATCCTTGATACGATCGGCGATACGCCGACTGTTCGTATTAACCACCTCGGTCCGGCCCATACGACACTCTACGTCAAAGTAGAGGCGTTTAATCCCGGGGCTTCAGTTAAGGACCGGCTTGCAATAGGAATTATCGAGGCAGCGGAACGGTCCGGGGCGCTTAAACCCGGTCAAACGGTTGTCGAAGCCTCTAGCGGTAATACCGGCATCGGCCTTGCCATGGTCTGTGCGCAGAAGGGATACCCTCTTGTCGTGACGATGGCCGACAGTTTCTCCATCGAGCGACGCAAGCTGATGCGTATTTTCGGGGCTAAGGTTGTCCTGACACCCCGCGCGGAGAAAGGCTTTGGCATGTATCGCAAGGCCGTTGAACTTGCACAGGCGCACGGTTGGTTTCTTGCCAGCCAGTTTGAGACCCCGGCAAATGCCGCGATCCACGAGGCAACCACGGCACGCGAGATTGTTGCAGATTTCGAGGGGTCGCAGCTTGATGCTTTTGTCACCGGCTATGGAACGGGAGGCACCTTTGCTGGCGTGTCGGCACATTTGCGACGCGAGCGGCCCGACACCCGGATCATCCTGACCGAACCTGCCAATGCGCAGCTTCTCGGCAGCGGCAGTCAACAGAAGCGGGAGGGCGGTGGGGCTCCCGCCGCCAGTCACCCAGCATTTGAGCCGCATCCCATCCAAGGCTGGACCCCGGACTTTATTCCGCAGGTGCTGCAAACTGCGCTCACCAAAAATAGCTATGACGAACTGCTGCCGGTCACGGGTGCGGACGCGGTAGCCTGGGCTCTTGAACTGGCCAGCAAGGAGGGCATCCTGACGGGCATTTCTGGCGGGGGAACTTTTGCTGTGGCTGTCAAAGTGGCCGAAGCTGCGCCGCAAGGTTCGGTCATCCTGTGCATGCTACCGGACACCGGCGAGCGCTACATGACGACCCCGCTTTTCGAGAATATCGCCGACGACATGGACGACGAAGAATTGGCGCTCTCGCAATCCACCCCCTGTGCTCAATTCGCCGCGGAATGA
- a CDS encoding cupin domain-containing protein, with translation MFNSKFAFNRPCALAAALTVAASLTSFTHPANAQEPHHTVVTPGEMEFKQGPPSLPEGAQIAVLYGNPAEEGLFALRLKFPAGYTVPPHTHPNDEIVTVISGKLGLAAGDVLDQSAAPLLDAGSLVVLPSGMAHFAWAEEETVIQLNSMGPLKITYLQGGDDPRMN, from the coding sequence ATGTTCAATTCTAAATTCGCTTTCAATAGGCCATGTGCGCTTGCCGCAGCGCTCACCGTGGCGGCATCGCTGACTTCCTTCACGCATCCGGCAAATGCTCAGGAACCTCATCATACGGTCGTCACCCCCGGTGAGATGGAGTTCAAGCAAGGCCCGCCCTCGCTTCCAGAGGGCGCTCAGATCGCTGTCCTTTATGGAAACCCTGCCGAAGAAGGTCTGTTCGCCCTGCGGCTCAAATTCCCCGCAGGCTACACAGTCCCCCCGCATACCCATCCAAATGATGAAATTGTTACAGTAATATCCGGAAAACTGGGGCTTGCAGCGGGTGACGTCCTTGACCAGTCCGCAGCACCACTGTTGGACGCAGGCAGTCTCGTTGTGCTGCCCTCAGGCATGGCACATTTTGCATGGGCAGAGGAAGAAACGGTTATTCAACTGAACAGCATGGGGCCGTTAAAGATTACCTATCTACAGGGCGGTGACGATCCGCGTATGAACTGA
- a CDS encoding TRAP transporter substrate-binding protein codes for MTSLLDACQNPANALLAASLSLVIGLSTDVAADEDVLHWRMNSLLYPKLFGEAGEHFAEGVRRRTNGSFIIEVHDRLVLDQDSFGALNSGLIDAVWGSAGHHHREDAALAIFSGFPFGPDPEGFTAWMRDGGGTEVLDRIYAKHDLKGHYCGALPIEGGGWFRAPVEHLKNLNGLRMRSFGYGARTLMKLGVVTYELPATDIRPAMATGLIDAAEFSLPSIDADLGLSEVARHLYQPGWQQPATALEILMPLKSWLALSAGHKAAIKSACDETLSWTLAAVPKQQERTILQFRKEGVELHDWPEEVLAALRKAWEEVITEETKHNPMLAEAWNSYRLFQDKHGAPPLQGYAE; via the coding sequence ATGACTTCTTTGTTGGACGCTTGTCAAAACCCCGCCAATGCATTGCTGGCTGCCTCGCTTTCCCTTGTGATCGGCCTGAGCACCGACGTCGCCGCCGATGAGGATGTTCTGCACTGGCGCATGAACAGCCTGCTTTATCCAAAACTCTTCGGAGAGGCTGGCGAGCACTTTGCCGAAGGTGTACGGCGAAGGACGAACGGCAGCTTCATTATCGAAGTGCATGACCGACTGGTTCTTGACCAAGACAGCTTCGGTGCTCTCAACTCCGGTTTAATTGACGCGGTGTGGGGTTCTGCCGGTCATCATCACCGCGAAGATGCTGCCCTGGCGATTTTCAGCGGATTTCCCTTCGGCCCGGACCCTGAGGGTTTCACTGCTTGGATGCGTGATGGGGGCGGCACCGAGGTGCTCGACAGGATCTATGCAAAGCATGATTTGAAAGGTCACTATTGCGGTGCCCTTCCTATCGAGGGGGGCGGCTGGTTTCGTGCGCCGGTCGAACATCTGAAGAACCTCAACGGGCTGAGAATGCGGAGCTTTGGATATGGCGCGCGCACGCTCATGAAATTGGGCGTTGTCACCTACGAGCTACCTGCAACGGACATTCGCCCGGCAATGGCGACTGGACTAATTGATGCCGCCGAATTCTCATTGCCATCAATCGACGCTGACCTTGGCCTGTCCGAGGTTGCGCGGCACCTCTATCAGCCGGGATGGCAGCAACCGGCTACCGCACTTGAAATTCTCATGCCACTCAAAAGCTGGTTAGCGCTTTCCGCCGGCCACAAGGCGGCGATCAAAAGCGCTTGTGATGAGACGTTGTCATGGACCCTCGCAGCAGTACCGAAGCAACAGGAAAGGACAATTCTTCAGTTTCGCAAAGAGGGTGTGGAATTGCATGATTGGCCTGAGGAAGTTCTTGCCGCACTGCGGAAGGCTTGGGAGGAAGTGATCACCGAGGAAACCAAGCACAACCCAATGCTTGCTGAAGCTTGGAACAGCTACCGGCTCTTTCAGGACAAACACGGAGCTCCACCACTGCAAGGTTACGCCGAATAG
- a CDS encoding winged helix-turn-helix domain-containing protein, which yields MEAPQNIKVGGFVLNRARGRLEDGTGAECFLRPKSYRVLEILFERRGQLVSKDDLVSAAWPDVTVSDDSLAHCVSEIRRALGASGAELLRTVPRRGYMLAGDVTPPEILFRGRRLAWIGGLTMAITAAILAIWWGSGLEGPISEPVTTSPAMLQADVLLDARDWQSRVDNQHARMLLTEIVESDPANAEAWASLGLTYWLEVQHLSWGGGRREMALASEMVERATALGGGARAHRLLAEMRLLAPFPEMRSPVDAMANARAAATINPDEPDNLAVLAHVLALTGYDSEAVQAIERAMRLNPNPPDWYRHVAGMSYLITGEPARAAEAFGPLYGAGTFTGTRWWPGWLFAASLAQTGRIKEATAIVDAAAGRRPEQSIAAVQLSLGGWSDRTSLERFLDSLRLAGLPD from the coding sequence ACCGTGCGCGTGGTCGTCTCGAAGACGGGACGGGCGCTGAGTGTTTTCTGCGACCCAAATCCTACCGGGTGCTTGAGATTCTGTTCGAGCGACGGGGACAGTTGGTAAGCAAGGACGATCTTGTCAGCGCGGCCTGGCCGGATGTGACTGTCTCGGACGATTCCCTTGCCCACTGCGTTAGTGAAATACGCCGTGCGCTCGGTGCCAGCGGTGCGGAATTGCTGCGCACCGTGCCGCGGCGGGGCTACATGCTTGCCGGGGACGTGACCCCACCGGAAATCCTCTTTAGGGGGCGGCGGTTGGCATGGATAGGCGGCCTTACAATGGCCATCACCGCAGCAATTTTGGCTATTTGGTGGGGAAGCGGCCTCGAAGGCCCGATCTCCGAACCTGTGACCACCAGCCCGGCGATGTTGCAGGCAGACGTACTGCTCGATGCTCGGGACTGGCAGAGCCGGGTGGACAATCAGCACGCGCGGATGCTGCTCACGGAAATAGTGGAAAGTGATCCTGCAAATGCCGAAGCTTGGGCCAGCCTCGGGTTAACCTACTGGCTCGAGGTCCAGCACCTCTCTTGGGGCGGTGGGCGACGTGAGATGGCTCTGGCGAGCGAGATGGTAGAACGCGCAACCGCACTCGGCGGTGGTGCCCGCGCCCATCGTCTGCTTGCTGAAATGCGGCTACTCGCACCCTTTCCGGAAATGCGCTCGCCGGTCGACGCGATGGCCAACGCAAGAGCAGCCGCGACGATTAACCCCGATGAGCCCGATAATCTTGCTGTTCTCGCGCATGTTTTGGCTCTGACCGGTTACGATTCAGAGGCCGTGCAGGCGATTGAACGCGCGATGCGCCTCAACCCTAACCCGCCTGACTGGTATCGGCATGTCGCCGGGATGAGTTACTTGATCACTGGTGAGCCGGCCCGGGCCGCGGAGGCCTTCGGGCCGCTTTACGGAGCGGGCACTTTCACTGGCACGCGCTGGTGGCCCGGATGGCTCTTCGCCGCGAGCCTCGCGCAGACCGGCCGCATTAAGGAGGCAACAGCGATTGTGGACGCCGCCGCAGGCCGAAGGCCGGAACAAAGCATAGCGGCCGTTCAGCTATCTCTTGGCGGATGGTCTGACCGCACAAGCCTTGAAAGGTTTCTCGATAGCCTGAGGCTTGCAGGATTGCCGGACTGA